The region GGCACGGCATTCCTCGATTGAGCATTTGATAACGTCCAAGCATATTAGAACAAAACCAGCCCAATGAACAAAAAGATTCTGATTTTATCCGTGTTCGTGGTCGCTTCCTGCGGCCTCGCGTATGAGCTGATCGCCGGTGCCATGTCCAGCTATCTGCTGGGCGACTCCATCCTGCAGTTTTCCACGATTATCGGCTGCTACCTGTTTGCCATGGGGGTAGGCGCTCACTTTTCAAAATACGTGAAGGACGACGACGTGCTGTCGCGCTTTGTCGATATCGAACTGGCCGTCGGCCTGATCGGCGGGCTGTCGGCGGCGATCCTGTTCATGACATTTTCGTGGATGGCCGCGCCGTTTCGCACCTTATTGTATGTGATGGTCTTCCTGATCGGCGCACTGGTGGGCATGGAGGTGCCGCTGGTGATGCGCGCGCTGAACACGCGCCAGACCGAATTTTCCGAACTGGTCAGCCGCGTGCTGACCTTCGACTATCTGGGCGCGCTGGCCGTCTCGCTGCTGTTCCCGCTGGTGCTGTCGCCCTATCTGGGGCTGGTGCGCACGGGCTTTTTGTTCGGCATGCTCAATGTGGCCGTCGGCCTGTGGAGCATCTGGGTGTTCCGCGCCGAACTGCACAATATGACCGGGCAATTCCTGCGCGCCTGCGCCGTGATGCTGCTCTTGGTGACCGGCTTTGCCATGTCGGACCGCATGGTGGAGTGGGGCGAGCATGGCCTGTTCGGCGACCAGATCGTCTACTCCACCACCACGCCTTATCAGCGCCTGGTGATCACGCGCTGGAAGGACGACACGCGGCTGTACATCAACGGCAACCTGCAGTTCTCCTCGCGCGACGAATACCGCTACCATGAAGCGCTGGTGCATCCGGTCATGGAAGCGCTGCCATGGGCGCGCCGCGTGCTGGTGCTCGGTGGCGGCGACGGCCTGGCGCTGCGCGAGATCCTGCGCTATCCGCATATCGAACACGTCACCGTGGTCGACCTGGACCCGGCCATGACGGGCGCGTTCACCACGCGGCCGGAGCTGGCCGAGCTCAATAAAAAATCGTTCTCGGACCAGCGCGTCACCGTCGTCAATGCCGACGCCGCCGTCTGGCTGCGCAACAACCAGGACATGTTCGACGCGGCCATCGTCGACTTCCCCGATCCGTCCAGCTTCGCGCTGGGCAAGCTGTATTCGGTGCCGTTCTACGACCTGGTGAAAAAGCATCTGGCGGCCAAGGGCCTGATGGTGGTGCAGTCGACGTCGCCGTTCTTTGCGCCGCACGCCTACTGGACCATCGACGCCACCCTGCGCGAAGTGGGCATGCGCACCTGGCCGTATCACGCCTATGTGCCGTCGTTCGGCGAGTGGGGTTTTATCCTCGCTTCGCCCCAGCTCGACTACCGGCCGCCCACCAGTTACCGCCTGCCGATGCGCTACCTGAATGCCGACACCACGCGCGAAATGTTCATCTTCCCGCCCGATATGCGGAAGCTGCCGATGGCGCCAAACCGCCTGAATACCCAATCGCTGGTGCACGAGTTCGAGCAGGACTGGAACCGGGTGATACGCTGATGCGGCGCCGCTCTTTTTTGCTGTGGACGGCCGGTGGCACGGCGGCGGTGGCGGCGGGCGCCGGCAGCATTGCGGCGTATTTGCGCTGGCAGGAGATCACACCCAGGGTGCTGTATCCGGGCCGCGCCGAGGGGCACTTCCTTCGCGACCGCAAGGCGCTGCCGCCACCGTCGCGCACCCTCAGCACCGATGTGGCCATCTTCGGTTCTGGCATCGCCGGCCTGACGGCTGCTTGGCGCCTGAAAAAACTCGGTCACAGGGACTTCCTGATGGTCGATGGCCCACAACCGTATGGCAATGCGGCCGGCGGCCATTTCGGCGAGCTGGCCTATCCCACCGGCGGCCACTATCTGCCGTTGCCGTCGCCGGAATCCACGCACGTGCGCGAGATCCTGTTCGACCTGGGCATTATCCAGCGCGATCCGATGGCGGAAAAGCCGTATTACGACGAGCGTTATATCCTGCACGCGCCGGAGGAACGGCTGCTGTTCAACGGCCACTGGCAGGACGGCTTTATTCCTACCGAAGGGGTATCCGTCGAGGAACTGGCGCAGCACCAGCGTTTCTTTGCGCAGGTGGCGCAGCTGCGCCAGGCGCGCGGCAATGATGGCAAGCGCGTGTTCGTGTTCCCCACCATAGCATCGTCGCAGGACCCGGCCTGGCAGGCGCTCGATACCATCACCCTCAAAACCTGGATGGAGCAGCACGGCTATACCTCGCCCACCCTGCACTGGTACCTGAATTACTGCTGCCGCGACGACTACGGCACGCGCTACGACCAGGTCTCGGCCTGGGCCGGCCTGCATTACTATTGCAGCCGCTGGGGCCAGGCGGCCAATGCGGGTAACGGCGCCTGGCTGACCTGGCCGGGCGGCATGCAGCCGGTCGCCACGGCGCTGGAGCAGGCCTCTGGCGTCAAACGCCATGCGGGCACGGTGGTGTCCTTGTCCACCACGGCCGATGGGGTCGAAGCGCTGTGCATGGAACTGGTCGACGGCCAGCCGCGCACGTATCTGGTCAAGGCCCGCAAGGCCATTTGCGCCATGCCGCTGTATGTGGCCGCGCGCGTGGTACCGGAGATGGCCAGCTATGGCTTTGACGCCAAGCGCGATACGCCGGCGTATGCGCCGTGGATGGTGGCGAATTTTCTGCTGAAACGCTTCCCCGACGAACTGCCGCATGCGCCGCTATGCTGGGACAACGTGGTGTACCAGGAGCCTGGCCTCGGCTACGTCGTCTCGACCCACCAGGACATTCGCGTGCGCCCGCCCGAGCAAACCGTCTTCAGTGCCTATGTCGCGCTGTCGGACCGCACGCCGCAGGACGCCCGCAAGTGGCTCGACACGGCTACACCGGAAGAACTGCTGGCGCTGGCCAGCGTCGATCTGAAAACCGCCTATGGCCGCGACTTTGCCCGCTGCGTCGAGCGCGTCGACATCACCGTGCGCGGCCACGCCATGGCCGCCCCCTTGCCCGGCTTTCGCAGCAATGCGGGCCTGAAAGCGCTGCGTGAACACGACGGCGCGATTTTGTTCGCGCATGCCGATTTGTCGGGCTTTTCCGTGTTCGAGGAAGCGGCGTGGTGGGGCGACAGGGCGGCGCGGCTGGCGGCAGCTTGACCCGCTTTTGATTATTGAAAAAACTGGCTGTGCAGCCTAATCCAAGGAGTAACCATGAGCAGTGCATTGATTGTGATCGATTTCCAGAACGCCGTCTTGAGCGAGCCGCCCGCCTGGCAGGCCGATACTGTGCTGGAACGTATCGCCGGCCTGATCGCCAGGGCGCGCGCCGCCGGCGTGCCGGTGATCTATGTGCAGCACGATACGGCCGACTCAAGCTGGGAAGCCGGCACGCACGGCTGGCAATTTCCGGCCTTGATCGCGCCGCAGCCGCAAGACCATGTCAGCGCAAAAAACTCCTGCGATGCGTTTCGCCAGACGGGGCTGCGGCAGCACCTGGCGCAGGCCGGCATCACGACGATTTATGTGTGCGGCTATGCGACCGAATTTTGCATCGACACCAGCGTGCGCCGCGCCGCCAGCCTGGAACTGGCAACGGTGGTGATCAGCGATGCGCACACCACGCGCGACCGCCCGCACCTGGCCGCACCGGCCATCGTCGAACACCATAACTGGGTGTGGCGCCAGCTGCTCAATCCGGGCAATCCCGTCACCTTGCTCACGGCCGACGCCGTGCCATTTTGAGAACAGACGCGGCCGCTCCCTGCTAACTTGACGCTTCCACCTGCTCGCGCGCATAGCGTGCCGGCGGCATGCCGACATGGCGGGCAAAGGCGACGCTGAAGGCGCTGGCCGAGCCGTAGCCGACCCGTCCGGCCACTGCGGCGATGCCGCCCTCCCTGCGCCGCAGCAGATCCTTGGCGCACGCCATGCGCCAGGCCAGCAGATATTCCATCGGCGCGACGCCGACCGCGCGGCTGAAGCGCTCGAAGAAGGCCGAGCGCGACAGGGCCGATTGCTGCGCCAGTTCGGCCACCGTCCAGGCGCGCGCCATGTCGTCATGCATGCAGCGCAGCGCGGCGGCAAGCCTGTCGTCGGCCAGGCCGCGCAGCAGGCCCGGCGCCGCCAGGTTTTCAGCGCCGTTGTCTGCATCCTTTTCCGCCGTCGAACGCAGCGCCTCGATCAGCAGCACTTCCAGCAGATGCGCCAGGATCACTTCGCGCCCGGGCCGCCGTGCGCGCGATTCTTCCGTGACCAGCTGCACCAGGGTGGCCAGCCGGTGCTCGCCGCGCACATGGATCAGCTGCGGCAGCAGCGACACCAGCAAGGCCGCGTCGGGCGAACCGAAAGCGCAGTGGCCGACCAGCAGCAGCACCTGCCGTGGCCCATCCGGATCGCCGAGCCGGAACTGGCCCTGCGGCAGTTCTACCGGCACGCTGTCGGCCGCCTGTGGCGCTGCCGGTGCCAGGCTCGACATGGTGTAGCCCTGGGCGGCGGGGATCAGCACGAAGTCGCCCTGCCGCAGTTCCAGCGGCGCCTGTCCGTCCAGCGTCAGGCGGCAGCCGCCATCGAGGATCACGCAGTAGAACGGCTGGCCCGACTCCGCGCGGCGGATGCGCCAGCTGCCCGCGCCGCCAACGACTTTCGAGTACCTGGCCTGCGGCTGGAGCAGGGTGACGACTTCGGCAAGCGGATCGACCATTGTGGACTATTGCGAATGAAAGATGGACTATTGATTATAGCAAGTCCGGCACGGGCATTCTATAGTCAGGGCACCGCCAACCACACCAGGAGTTTTCATGAAAACCGTTCTGATCACCGGATGCTCGTCCGGCTTCGGCCTTGCCACTGCCCGCCATTTCCTCGAACGGGGCTGGCACGTGGTCGCCACGATGCGCACGCCCGATCCGGATCTGCTGCCGCGATCCGCGCAGCTGCGCGTGCTGGCACTTGACGTTACCGATGCCGCCAGTATCGCCCGGGCCATCGGGGATGCGGGGCCGGTCGACGTGCTGGTCAATAATGCCGGCATCGGCGTGCTGGGCGCGCTCGAAGGCACGGCGATGGCCACCGCGCGCCAGGTGTTCGAGACCAATACGCTGGGCACCATCGCGCTGACGCAGGCCGTGCTGCCCCAGTTCCGGCAGCGCAGGGCCGGCGTGATCGTCAACGTCACGTCCAGCGTGACACTGGCGCCGCTGCCGCTGCTGTCGGTGTACACGGCAAGCAAGGCGGCCGTCAACGCCTTTACCGAGTCGCTGGCGCTGGAACTGGCGCAATTCAATGTGCGGGTCAGGCTGGTGCTGCCGGGCCGGGCACCGGCAACGCGTTTCGGCGAAAACGCCCGCGAGCGCATGCAGGGCAGCATCCCCGACGCCTACGCGGCGCTGGCGCAGGACGTCTTTGCGCAATGGAGCCAGTCGTCCGAGGTGACGCTGGCGGCGGACGTGGCCGAGGCGGTCTGGCGCGCCGCCACCGATGCCGAAGGCCCGCTGCGCATTGCCGCCGGCGCCGACGCGGTGGCGCTGGCCGCCGTGTTGGCCGCGCCATAAAAAAAGCCGGCGCATGCGCCGGCTTGAACCCCCTAAGGCTCGAACTTGTACGTCCTTGTTCTTCTCATTTATTTTTATTAATCACGTCGATAAAGACGGCGGCCAGCAGCACCAGGCCCTTGATCACCTGCTGGTAATCGATGCCGATGCCCATGATGGACATGCCGTTGTTCATCACGCCCATGATGAAGGCGCCGATCACCGCGCCCATCACCTTGCCGACGCCGCCCGAGGCCGAGGCGCCGCCGATAAAGCAGGCTGCGATCACGTCCAGCTCGAAGCCGGTACCGGCTTTTGGCGTGGCGGTGTTCAGGCGTGCCGCGAAGATCAGGCCGGCGAGGGCGGCCAGCATGCCCATGTTGACGAAGGTGTAGAAGCTGACGCGTTCGGTCTTGATGCCCGACAGGCGCGCCGCTTTTTCATTGCCGCCGACGGCGTAGACGCGGCGGCCCAGCACGGTGCGGTTGGTGATGAAGGTGTAGGCGACGATCAGCACCGACATCACGGCCAGCACGTTCGGAAAACCGCGGTACGACGACAGCAGGTAGCTGAAGTACACCATCACGGCGGCGAAGACGCCGTTTTTCAGCAGGAAGAAGGCGCGTGGCTCGTTTTCCATGCCGTGTTTCATCTGCTTGGCGCGGCTGCGCAGCGAAGTGAAGATCAGCGCCGCGGCGGCGATCACGCCCAGCAGCAGCGAGAAGCCGCGCAGGTTTTCACCGCCGAACGGGTCGGGCAGGAACCCCGAGCTCAGCATCTGGAAGCCTTCCGGGAAAGGACCGACCGACTGGCCTGCCAGCAGCGCCAGGGTCAGGCCCTTGAACACCAGCATGCCGGCCAGGGTGACGATAAACGACGGGATCTTGAAGAAGGCCACGAAATAGCCTTGCGCGCCGCCGATGACGGCGCCGGCGATCAGGCAGATGATGCTGGCCGCGACAAAGTTCATTTCGTAGTTGACGATCAAGACGGCCGCCAGCGCGCCGACAAAGCCCACCACCGAGCCGACCGACAGGTCGATATGGCCGGCCACGATGACCATCAGCATGCCCAGCGCCATGATGACGATATAGCTGTTCTGCAGCACCAGGTTGGTCAGGTTCAGCGGCTCCATCAGGGTGCCGTTCGTCATGTACTGGAAAAAGCCCATGATGACGATCAGCGACAGCAGCATGCCGTAGTCGCGCATATTGTTTTTCAAAAAGCCGGCGTAGCTTTTCGCTTCCGGCGCGGCCGCTGGCGTTGCTGGCGCGCCGGCTGTGAGTTTATTGTCCATTGTTCTCTCCGTGTGTGACGATCGCGCGCATGATTCTCTCTTGCGACGCTTCTGCTGCGCTTAGTTCTGCCGCAAAGCGGCCTTCGTTCATGACATAGATCCGGTCGCACATGCCCAGCAATTCCGGCATTTCCGAGGAAATCATGATGATGCATTTGCCTTCGGCGGCCAGGTCGCTGATGATGCTGTAGATCTCGTACTTGGCGCCGACGTCGATGCCGCGGCTCGGTTCATCGAGGATCAGCACGTCGGGGCGCGAAAACAGCCACTTCGCCAGCACCACTTTCTGCTGGTTGCCGCCGGACAGGTTGACCACCTTCTGCGCCACGCTCGAGCATCGGGTCTTGAGCTTGCGGCGGAATTCTTCGGCCACGCTGAACTCGCGCTGCTCGTCGATCACCATGTGCTTCGAAATCGCGTCCAGGTTGGCCAGGCTGGTGTTCTTCTTGATGTCTTCTTCCAGGATCAGGCCCAGGCCCTTGCGGTCCTCCGTCACATACGCCAGGCCGTGGGCGATCGCCTTGCCGATGGTGCTGACGTCGATTTCCTGGCCGTTCTTCAGCACCGTGCCGCTGATGCGCTGTCCGTAGGCGCGGCCGAAAATGCTCATCGCCAGTTCCGTGCGTCCGGAGCCCATCAGGCCGGCGATACCGATGAT is a window of Janthinobacterium sp. J1-1 DNA encoding:
- a CDS encoding polyamine aminopropyltransferase, producing MNKKILILSVFVVASCGLAYELIAGAMSSYLLGDSILQFSTIIGCYLFAMGVGAHFSKYVKDDDVLSRFVDIELAVGLIGGLSAAILFMTFSWMAAPFRTLLYVMVFLIGALVGMEVPLVMRALNTRQTEFSELVSRVLTFDYLGALAVSLLFPLVLSPYLGLVRTGFLFGMLNVAVGLWSIWVFRAELHNMTGQFLRACAVMLLLVTGFAMSDRMVEWGEHGLFGDQIVYSTTTPYQRLVITRWKDDTRLYINGNLQFSSRDEYRYHEALVHPVMEALPWARRVLVLGGGDGLALREILRYPHIEHVTVVDLDPAMTGAFTTRPELAELNKKSFSDQRVTVVNADAAVWLRNNQDMFDAAIVDFPDPSSFALGKLYSVPFYDLVKKHLAAKGLMVVQSTSPFFAPHAYWTIDATLREVGMRTWPYHAYVPSFGEWGFILASPQLDYRPPTSYRLPMRYLNADTTREMFIFPPDMRKLPMAPNRLNTQSLVHEFEQDWNRVIR
- a CDS encoding SDR family oxidoreductase, translated to MKTVLITGCSSGFGLATARHFLERGWHVVATMRTPDPDLLPRSAQLRVLALDVTDAASIARAIGDAGPVDVLVNNAGIGVLGALEGTAMATARQVFETNTLGTIALTQAVLPQFRQRRAGVIVNVTSSVTLAPLPLLSVYTASKAAVNAFTESLALELAQFNVRVRLVLPGRAPATRFGENARERMQGSIPDAYAALAQDVFAQWSQSSEVTLAADVAEAVWRAATDAEGPLRIAAGADAVALAAVLAAP
- a CDS encoding cysteine hydrolase family protein, with the translated sequence MSSALIVIDFQNAVLSEPPAWQADTVLERIAGLIARARAAGVPVIYVQHDTADSSWEAGTHGWQFPALIAPQPQDHVSAKNSCDAFRQTGLRQHLAQAGITTIYVCGYATEFCIDTSVRRAASLELATVVISDAHTTRDRPHLAAPAIVEHHNWVWRQLLNPGNPVTLLTADAVPF
- the mmsB gene encoding multiple monosaccharide ABC transporter permease → MDNKLTAGAPATPAAAPEAKSYAGFLKNNMRDYGMLLSLIVIMGFFQYMTNGTLMEPLNLTNLVLQNSYIVIMALGMLMVIVAGHIDLSVGSVVGFVGALAAVLIVNYEMNFVAASIICLIAGAVIGGAQGYFVAFFKIPSFIVTLAGMLVFKGLTLALLAGQSVGPFPEGFQMLSSGFLPDPFGGENLRGFSLLLGVIAAAALIFTSLRSRAKQMKHGMENEPRAFFLLKNGVFAAVMVYFSYLLSSYRGFPNVLAVMSVLIVAYTFITNRTVLGRRVYAVGGNEKAARLSGIKTERVSFYTFVNMGMLAALAGLIFAARLNTATPKAGTGFELDVIAACFIGGASASGGVGKVMGAVIGAFIMGVMNNGMSIMGIGIDYQQVIKGLVLLAAVFIDVINKNK
- a CDS encoding FAD-dependent oxidoreductase, with protein sequence MRRRSFLLWTAGGTAAVAAGAGSIAAYLRWQEITPRVLYPGRAEGHFLRDRKALPPPSRTLSTDVAIFGSGIAGLTAAWRLKKLGHRDFLMVDGPQPYGNAAGGHFGELAYPTGGHYLPLPSPESTHVREILFDLGIIQRDPMAEKPYYDERYILHAPEERLLFNGHWQDGFIPTEGVSVEELAQHQRFFAQVAQLRQARGNDGKRVFVFPTIASSQDPAWQALDTITLKTWMEQHGYTSPTLHWYLNYCCRDDYGTRYDQVSAWAGLHYYCSRWGQAANAGNGAWLTWPGGMQPVATALEQASGVKRHAGTVVSLSTTADGVEALCMELVDGQPRTYLVKARKAICAMPLYVAARVVPEMASYGFDAKRDTPAYAPWMVANFLLKRFPDELPHAPLCWDNVVYQEPGLGYVVSTHQDIRVRPPEQTVFSAYVALSDRTPQDARKWLDTATPEELLALASVDLKTAYGRDFARCVERVDITVRGHAMAAPLPGFRSNAGLKALREHDGAILFAHADLSGFSVFEEAAWWGDRAARLAAA
- a CDS encoding AraC family transcriptional regulator, translating into MVDPLAEVVTLLQPQARYSKVVGGAGSWRIRRAESGQPFYCVILDGGCRLTLDGQAPLELRQGDFVLIPAAQGYTMSSLAPAAPQAADSVPVELPQGQFRLGDPDGPRQVLLLVGHCAFGSPDAALLVSLLPQLIHVRGEHRLATLVQLVTEESRARRPGREVILAHLLEVLLIEALRSTAEKDADNGAENLAAPGLLRGLADDRLAAALRCMHDDMARAWTVAELAQQSALSRSAFFERFSRAVGVAPMEYLLAWRMACAKDLLRRREGGIAAVAGRVGYGSASAFSVAFARHVGMPPARYAREQVEASS